A stretch of Saccharothrix texasensis DNA encodes these proteins:
- a CDS encoding methylaspartate mutase: MSSFGEFVARAAASGELVVQPRMGIGDPAGMRAGLAAVRAAGVRAVGTITLDSYTRVGDHGAVRAALAAGDALNGYPIVAYPPSTTRDVLRGLAGDGFPVQVRHGSARPQDIVVALLDAGLHATEGGPLSYCLPYSRVPVAEAVRAWAESCLLLAGLRDRGGRPHLESFGGCMMGQLCPPGLLVAISVLEGLFFRQHGLDSVSLSYAQQTHPGQDAEAVLALRALAAEHLSDVDWHVVLYTYMGVFPRTRRGASALLEQAAELAVRTGAERLIVKTTAEAHRIPTVEENVAALRTASRAAARTPRGGPAGTVALDDSGVLAEARAIVEAVLDLAPDLGVALVRAVERGYLDVPYCLHPDNAGRTRAVVDRTGRLRWSRTGSLPLTGVVETGVTAEITSTELLRSLSHVERTFDDLALDRVGAHPIGSG; encoded by the coding sequence ATGAGCTCGTTCGGCGAGTTCGTGGCACGGGCCGCCGCGTCGGGCGAGCTGGTCGTCCAGCCGCGCATGGGCATCGGCGACCCGGCGGGCATGCGCGCCGGGCTGGCGGCGGTGCGCGCGGCCGGGGTGCGGGCGGTCGGCACGATCACGCTCGACAGCTACACGCGGGTCGGCGACCACGGCGCGGTGCGCGCCGCGCTCGCCGCGGGCGACGCCCTCAACGGCTACCCGATCGTCGCCTACCCGCCGTCGACCACGCGGGACGTGCTGCGCGGCCTGGCCGGCGACGGGTTCCCGGTACAGGTGCGGCACGGTTCGGCCCGACCGCAGGACATCGTGGTGGCGCTGCTCGACGCCGGGCTGCACGCCACCGAGGGCGGTCCCCTGTCGTACTGCCTGCCCTACAGCCGGGTGCCGGTGGCCGAGGCGGTGCGCGCGTGGGCCGAGTCGTGCCTGCTGCTGGCCGGGCTGCGGGACCGGGGCGGCCGACCGCACCTGGAGTCGTTCGGCGGCTGCATGATGGGCCAGCTGTGCCCGCCGGGGCTGCTGGTGGCGATCAGCGTGCTGGAGGGCCTGTTCTTCCGCCAGCACGGCCTGGACAGCGTGTCGTTGAGCTACGCCCAGCAGACCCACCCGGGGCAGGACGCCGAGGCGGTGCTGGCGCTGCGCGCCCTCGCCGCCGAGCACCTGTCCGATGTGGACTGGCACGTCGTGCTCTACACCTACATGGGCGTCTTCCCCCGCACCCGGCGCGGCGCGTCGGCGTTGCTCGAACAGGCCGCCGAGCTGGCCGTGCGCACCGGCGCGGAACGCCTGATCGTCAAGACCACGGCCGAGGCGCACCGCATCCCGACCGTCGAGGAGAACGTGGCGGCGCTGCGCACCGCGAGCCGCGCGGCGGCCCGGACCCCGCGCGGCGGACCGGCCGGCACCGTCGCGCTCGACGACAGCGGCGTCCTCGCCGAGGCCCGCGCGATCGTGGAGGCGGTGCTGGACCTGGCGCCGGACCTCGGCGTCGCGCTGGTCCGCGCGGTCGAGCGCGGCTACCTCGACGTGCCGTACTGCCTGCACCCGGACAACGCCGGGCGCACCAGGGCCGTGGTCGACCGGACCGGGCGGCTGCGCTGGTCGCGCACCGGCTCGCTGCCGCTGACCGGGGTCGTGGAGACCGGGGTGACCGCCGAGATCACCTCGACCGAGCTGCTGCGTTCGCTGTCGCACGTCGAGC